The Anguilla rostrata isolate EN2019 chromosome 1, ASM1855537v3, whole genome shotgun sequence nucleotide sequence GTTTACTTCTcccctgttttatttgtttccttATGATGTTTTTCCTATTCATGTAATGtgaggattttttcccccctgaggACAATAACGGTAACAATGATAATGATAACAGTGGTAATccccaaaataaatgaattaaaccGGATCAACCCCTCAAGGTTTATAATGttgattctgtgtttttttttctccaggaaaCGCAATGGTTTTCATTACAGTGGGAACATGGGTTATTTTACCTGACTTGTCAAGCCCAGTGATActtcaacaaagaaaaacagagagggaacCAGAGGGAGCCCTGTTTATAAAGGAAAAGACAACCCCACTGCCCCTTAGTCCCACCAATACCCCTTTCCACACATGAAACCTTACCCAAAAATCATTTAACAACTTTAACATGTGTGACTAAGAGACTCAGAATTATGGAAAAGTTTCTATAGCCGTTTGCAGGCTCAAGACCTAACAGATATGTTCTGCATGCAAAACGACTTGCTTCCTAAAGATGTACATTCAGCAACATTGTTTATTactcctggaaaaaaaacccaaagtgAACTGAGCAGGAAGCCAACCCAAAATAAGTTACACAATATTTTTAGAGTATTTAAAGTCCACTTTTTCAGACAATTACTAGTACCTTCACCTGTAAATGTTATGGACATGGTAAAATAGCAGATAGCCATTGGTTGTGTGAGCAAGAGCTAGCATAGCTGGACAGGTTAGTATGACAATGTTGCGTAATACATGTGTGAAAGCAGGTAGTGTGTGGGTTGCCTGTCCTCACTCAGGGCACTGTCAGCAGTAAAATGCAGACATAATCATTCTCCATCTTTGAGACTGGTTTTGCTCCACCAGTTCCACAGGCCTGCTAgcaaggcaaaataaaaatatttatttatttatttattcattcatttgtttgtttgttttttcctttgatCTGGCTAGGTACTGCACAGTGTcacatttataatcaaacaattcaatgtggttaaagtgcacattcccaatttttattttagggtatttatgtatatttttgtttcactATTAggaaattacaacactttttagACATGGTCCCCACAttgggcaccataatgtttgggacatattaatgttacattAATGAACGTAGTCATGTTTAGTCACATATTGGCATGGAATGACCAGGtactgagtatcttctctggtggtactctgccaggcctgtactgcagccatcttgttTGTCTCGGTGGCTAGTTTtatcttcagcatatgaaacacatctTCAGTTGGATTCAGTTTGGAtgaatgacttagccagtcaagaatttttcagtttttcagcgTCCAAAatactgtccaaatacttatggactgctgGAGTGGTGCGTGGCAAACAGCGCTCAGAAAATGGTGAACAGGCACATGCTTTCCTGGGCACTGGACGAAGAATACCTCATAATGCATAGTCATGGTAGAAAGCCAAGCTCTATAAAACACATGTAACTTCTGTTTCCCTTCACATAACCCATGTCTGGGCCTGTAACTGTTGCAGGAGGAGCCCTATCAGTTTTCTCTGTGTTAGTCAAAATTTACTTTCCCATGGTCTTGCTTTTTTGGTGTAATGCCAGATAAACATATGATACAGGAAAATTAGGATTGGATATattcaacatatttttcatgtttcgATGCAAACAGATTTGTTTAATAATGCCGACTACTGAACTAGCGAAACTTAATGAACGAATGGCAATGATTTACTTTAGAGCCAAGTTCATGTTGATGGAATACTTACGGATTAAGGAGTACTGTTGCTACTTGTTGGTTGTTTCCTATAGACAGGTGTGAATTCAGGGCAGGCAAAATGGTAGGTTTTGATGCTTAATATGTATGAATATGTATCTGTCTGTATctgcatatgtacatatacacacttgTAATATGACAACGTGTAAATACGTCACCTattataattaaacatttgctgttattaattattattacattgtCTTGCAGGTGCAATTATGTCAGCACTTCTGTTGACTATAAACGCCATTTGGCAATGTCTCGAAGATGTGACCTGTGAATAATATAGCTGTTCCCTGGTGAAGTCATAGCTTCCAGGCTaattttgttgtatatttacAAGTAATGCATGTTGAATTTTATATAAATAGCTGGAAGTGTTTAAATTACACAAAAGTATCTCTCACAATGAACGATGGGTATAAAAGTAAATTTACCATAATTCAAACTGGAATGATGGAAAATTGCATCAAGTATTACTGCAATGGCACAGTAGTTATTTAAGGAAAAAggtatttattgcatttaatgGACATACCTTCCAGTGAAACATATACAACTATTCCCAATGTGTCTCATGTTCCTTCTTCATTCTGTCTTAGTTCTATTTTTCGTCCCACCCAGTTGACCATGGTTATGgtcaagttttaaaaatgtatgtttaactTGAAGATATattgtcttttatttaattcagtttttgttATTCTCAATTAATTGGCTGCCATAATTTCCCCTCCAATTTTTGTTTGAACATGGAACATTTTGAGTCAGTCAGTGACAAATAAATTTTTTACAAGTCCAATTTGCCATTTCACGTCTTCCCACAAAATGCAAGCGCGGCACGTGCCTTGCACTTACGCAGCAAGGGCACATACACAACACCCTTAACAATAACTGACTGTCTACTGCTACGCTAATGCTGGGCGAGCTAGTGCGTGCTAGTGCTTTTTAGTTTGCTAAACATGACTCATTGGTGTCAGGTTAGGAAAGGGGAGTTGTTCCCAGGAGCCATTACAGGTGTGTCTACTGTGCAGGAGAGCAGCTTGCCTTGTACAGGTTGTACAGGAGGTAGGGAATGGAAGGATAAAACCATCTCCACATTGACTTCAGCAGGTAACCTTTCTTGCTTTATAAACAGCAGTGTTGGTGGGGGTAAGACATGAAAGGATTAGGGATCACATTACAGAAATTTCTGCATTGTTACATCTGTATACTCTGTGATGTGACTGTAAAGGTCTTTATGGAGGAAACTCTGATTTCTATAGCCGAAGTAAATTACACAAACTGTCATTTGCTTGGCAGGCACCAAAATGTAGATGATTATGTCAATTTGGCCCATGTCTGATCATGCTCTCACTCTGAGTTTTACATCAATAGTTCTACCTCAATTATAAGTGTCTTTAAATTACGTTACCCTCAGTAGTTACCATTAGTTTTCAATGATATACCTTGGCTGATTTGTTGGATTACTTATATTAGTTCTGGTTCACTTGAAATTTTTATTATATCCTCACATGACTCTAATGCCTGAtgaaattatgattattatattttttctattttggaTTGATGACCTTAAAACATGTTAAGTTGtcctttttgtttaatttcattttttttagttttggttGATTCATCACAAGTATTTTCTGTTAGACCTCATGGTGAATAGGCTTGAAATGAATTTCAGATCATTTCATCCCACCTTTAGGTCACGAAACCATGTTACACTTGCAAGCTCTGCTATTTTGGGGCTAATTTCCCACTCAgtgattaaaaatacaaatgtatgtttttgactCTGCTTGTGGAAGAAGTGTGCAATGTgagcatgaaataaaataaaatgagaatagGTTCCGCCCTTGTTTTATTTCCCCTCCGATTGTTCTACTGCCCTTGTTTTATGGGCTGTTACATAGGCCTAGGCCTATATACACAGATTGAAGTGCAGTGTTTTGTCCCATATATCAATGTCCCATATTATATAAATAGCTTAAAGACTACAATTGATAAGATATTGACACattgtaaatagtttttttcaaTCAGAAAGTCATTCCACAAAGGAAGGAAAAGTAATACTGTAATTACTGAGCTAAAAACAGACTCGACGGAAGCCCTGAAAGGCAAAGTGAAAGGTCGGCCAAAAATTTGCGTTAAAATTCACTCAGAAAACCATACTAGATAACAAGGACAGATCCCTGCTTAAATtatgtatgatttgatttatttcaaatgaaaacaattccCTATATCAGATAAATGACTTCTGGAACAGATTTTTACTTACCTtgctcaaaaacatttttcttttttcaagaaatatttCCGACATTGGTCATCGAATTGCTCCGTTCTTTTGGTACGCGATAGAGGACTGAATGGCTTGTCTGCAAACCGGAAACGGCTACTGTAGTAGCCGTATACAAAAAGTTATTCACTGTGTTACATTTATAAAGCGTTACATTCATAGCGACTATCTCCCACACCTTATCAGAATTAAAATCAGAAAATTTCTGAGTTTATTTACTTATTCGTTGACTCTTTTGTTTAATTCTAGTTTTTAGTGAGCACCCACAAATCTCCTAAAAATGGTATTCTGTAGGGAAATGCACCTATCCTCATTTTGTTTTCGACATACAGGCTATTGTGTCTTGGTAAGCAGACTGGTAATTGTAatgtgttgttgttgctgttgttgttattgctgttatttaaaGATGCATATATTGGATTACGGATTTACatttttgattcttttttttcaaatctcaTGAAATAAGATCccaatattaataaataaataatataaaataatatatcaaTACTTTCACTTGTCAACAGCCCTGCATACTATAACAATTCCCATCATTCGCGTATTGCCTGCTATTAACTAATTGATTTAGTGAGGTAAGATGTGTTTATTTCGGCCATTACGGTCACTACAACTGTTGACAGCTCGTTGTCGGCTGTATCGTTGCTGTTTAACTTCTCATGAGCTTTATGGCATTCCCCAAGTAGCCTACTACGGAAGAAATCCTTCAGAGCCTACGGCGTATGTGATTGGTAGTTTAGATTTGGCTCACCCCTCTGTATTTGCATATACTGAACTAGAGAATTCCCTGCTTTGCATGTACCTTTtcccaatgaaaaaaaaatgcagcattatTTCCTCGTTTGCAATTCCGGGCAAGTTTCCTTGTAGGCGGAGTGCCAGTCGCGGTAACCGCCAGAAGGTATCTAAAAAGTACTTTCCTCTTTATGTCTAGGCTACGTacagtcttttttaaaatagtagaattgaatttaaataccCTTTGCCCTGTCAATAAACAAACTATTTGGCACTTGAATCAGGTACTCGACAACGGTAAGTCATTATGTTTCGCCGACCTCTCAGGGCAAGAAAACCACGTTCGACCTGCGGAATCGGACTGTATTTGTGAGGTTATACTGTTGTTTCAGGGCCGATGCTATTTCTATTTTACCTGTGAAACTATTCATTAATACAATTATAAATACATCTCTGAAATTACGCTGGTAGAGCAATACAAGTAGcctaaaataaatgaaaaaacatgaaattaaattgggACTCTTAACGAAGTTAAAATGTGTAGCCTGTTACTTGTGAATAAATCCATGTATAAATGTACGTTTGAAGAGTGGCATGGTGTTTGCGTCCCAGTTATGCGCAGTAAATTCGGACTTTCCCACACAATGTACGGTTATTCGGAGTATGTGGATACTGGAGACAAATGACTCTCGTTTCGAGCCGTTTTTTATTAAACGCGTTTCAGCAAATCAAAAGTTCCTGTGGGTCACCCTTTCTGTGTTGTAGGCTAGCCTCCGTGTATCCATACCTGTGCAACTCTACGAACAATATTTTAGAATGTGTTCTCAAACTGTTTAAAGGGGATTGTTTTGTAGTCGCCTAGTCGCtcatctgttttttgtttgtttgtttgtttgtttgtttgtttttgttgtagtaTAAGAAACCTGGGTCGCCCGCGGCGAGAATAATGAAACGCTTCACTGGTAAGATCCCTTCAGGGAAACATGCCATAGCATACCTAATGtctaaaacaaatattgtttttttgttctattaGAAAAAGCCAAAATAGACCAAAAGTTATGACTTTCTGACAAATGGCTTTGTTCAAATAAGCctgcaaaccaaacaaaatatttagttAAATTTGTTTAGTACACTTCAATTAAAAATGGATAAATTATGGAGAAACATGATCGAGAAGTAAGAGATCTGGGAGCTTAGCTTCAATGTGTTATAAATGTTGAagtgcagtaaaaataaaataaacagcgtTGTTAGGCTGCTTGAACATAGCTGTTTAGAGAACAGTTTAATTGGAATTTTCAGTACAATACTGCTTTCAGTTGGAAATAAACTGGtggaaaacacaaatatgttttttcatgtgtagtattctgttttttatgaaatgtcaccaaatgcatgttttcttcttcattttattttaaggcttCCGTTCTATTCCAGTAGAGGTCGATGAGTCAATGAATGTGTTGGACCTGGTCTTAAAGTTGAAGCAGGAGGAACACTCAGCTTGGGGCCTGAACGAGCATGGCGGGGTTTACAGTAGTCGGCCCGATCCCGGGGCTACGACAGAAAACCAATTCCGACTGATGGATTACCCGCAGCCTCCCTGTGACAGACACAGTTATGAGAGGAGCGCTTACGGTGGGGCAGATTGGTGGATGAGCCCTAACGCAAACTGTTGTCCAGTCACCGCGGCACCCGGCTCACAGCATCGGGAGTGGACTGTGGGAAGTTTGCCTCCTGACGCGTCACAGCTGTCCTGCGGCCCTCTAGAAGCCAGGCTCCGCCCAGTCAACAGCAATCTCCGGCCCATGCCTGGAAAAGCAGCGGGTCCTGAGGATGACGTCAAAAGCTGTGCACCTGGGGAGACGGACGGCCAACCCAGGCAGGGCAGGTCAGAGAGCCTCCCCAGTAAGGACACGGGGTACGAGTCTCAGGATGTGTTGGAAGCTCCGCTGCCACTGAGGTCTGACATTGGCTGCATGATGGGGCCCCGGGACCCCTACGGCAACAGATCAGGCTGCGGCCCCCCCATGGCAGGTCCCAGTgagtgaaaatgattttattatttatacttATAGAAAAAGCACCTGTCAGGGTGACTTACACATTCAAACTGATTGCAAATGTAtatgctggtctctctctaactctctctccccctctatatatatatatatataaaataaaaccagaaataTCAGTGTTTTTCACAGGTTGAGAATTTATTTGTGCCAGTCGACTTTGTGTACGTGTACATGTTTGGGGCTGGCGGAAGGAttgtttgcagtgttttttaaattgtattgtaaCTGTCTAGAGGTTACTAATTTTGCTGCACATTGTTcacattttgtgtgaattttactgaatttgcaaaactttaaatatttgttatcTGGCACAGATACGGTCGGATGATTACTGTTTTCCTAATTATGTTGACGTTCAGGCACtgtcctccctgctctgctctacATGTGccaagagggaggggggagggccagCTCACACAGCAAAACAAGTCAGCTGTATATcactttgacatttaaaagaaagaataacGAATACAAAAGTATAGTGTGTTGCTTAAATACCGAAAAATCATTTTTGGCAGGGAGAAATCTATTTAGGCTGTCCAACCAAATAAATTCATTGTATAGGAAACACTGAATATGATGGCAATGTATACTGTGCTCCAAATATGTGAGAAGATCGTTTAATATCCATGAATGATAAATAAGCATTCACTTATTTTAGATTAGCTTGACCCTCTTTTTCTCATTCACAGACATTCGTCCCTTGAACTGTGGGTGCCTTCACCCTCAACACTGCCTTGATCTTCCAAGAGGTGCCATGGATTCTAGAATGTTTTTGCATCATCAGCCTTTTGGCCACAGCCCCCACCTGTGTAATCGCCCTTTGCAACAGGCAGAAGTCAGACAGCAGGGAGGGCCTGAAAGCAGGTAAACAAAACTCTTCTGGGAATTATTTTATGGGTTTCCTCACTTTGTATCTTACTCCCaccttgtgttttatttaaatggctGATTATATAAGGTTTCACAAGAGagtacaataaaatgtatttagattGTCTTCAAATAAATAGACAAAGCAGGCTCATTATTTTGCATAGACTTAAAAATGGGTAACGTCAGTCCATTGTGTCTTAAAAGTTTCCTAGTTATTCACAGGTAATGTTACCCTGTTAAAATATGTTGAATGGCTGGTCTTTATAATTTATGTCAGACAAAGAGCACAGTGTGTTAGGATCATTATCCACTACTTTACTGGAATACTTTGATGAGCAGCAGCATGTGTTGGCCTGATGCTGTGTTCTCTCACACGCTTGATAAAGATTAGCAAAGAAGACTTTATAGTGTAAACAAGACAGGTCCCCAAGTATTACAGTACTAGTGAAGTTCATGTACCTTAATCAAAACAAAGATGcattagggaaaaaaaaaacagattttataaTGAAGGTAATAGACAACTCCTGTACACTGGATCTCCTGCCAACATGACCTTAAACTATTTAATATAGTGATAGATTTAATATCAGAAACATCCAAACGTTCTGATCTATTTGGCCCAATTTGCACCTACAGTGAAAAGAAGAATTGTATTTATTAACTTGTATTTTGCTTAATACATTTTGACCATGGCAAACAACGTAATTCAGGGAAACTACCCTGAAAAGCAGAATTCAATTTTCGTTgattcaatacatttttcagattaACTTTGAGGTGCGCTCTAAAGCCACTTTCACATGACAAGAATCAAGCTATGTGTTCAGCGCCAAGTAAGGCAGTGACTACACAAGAAGAATCGAGTGCTGGCAAGTGGTTGAAACTTGACGTCATCCATCCAGGAAAGCCATTGGTTTGGGAAACTGTAACAAGCGGTGATAGAAGTAGGTTGTCTGCCAtattgtgaatgcaaaaatcCTGTACAATGCTGGACGTGCTTCGAAAGGTCAGCTTCCAGCAAGTTTAAAGTTCAAATCACATTTAAACTTTGAGGATCGTAACTCGGCATTAATTGTGAGCTGTGCGCTACGCCAGGCTTAGCATTGCTGCCAAGTCGGGCGTCAACTCTCCCTCCATAGGAATGTAATAGTTTGACGCCGTGTTGGGCTTTTGGATGCGGATCATGTGCAAGCAGCCTTAAATGTGCCACTACTGCAGGATTTCTGGAAGCTTCCTTGGCCCACATGCGCCCAACGCAGAGTGCAGCGTTAATGTGCCACGCTATGACACCCCACCACAGGAGGTGATGTCAGAGGTCAATGTACTCCCATCATCGTCTCCTTCGAGGGGCTCCACTGCACAGGGCACCAGGAAGACCATCAGCCTGCCGGATGAGTGCCGTGAGTGTACaccaatgttaaaaaaacagcaccgCTGGAAATCGTCAAGCATACACAAGTCAGGAGGCTGACATGAAACCAATCATAAATAAGAActtacatcatcatcatcatattcattcattttgctaGACTAGAGACTTCCAAGGGCATTGTGGCAGACAaccaaataacacatttttgagGAAGCTAGACCTAGCCACCAGTATCACTCCTCATCTTTCATTAGCCAGTAACGTGGGTCAATGTGGGATTTTCATGGGCCTTTTGACTGAGCTAAACCATCTGTAACATTTGGCATCACGATCAACAGATCTTTCTTTCCAAAATGATAGTTCAATATCGAAAATAACCACCAGAGCATACCAGTTTACAAGAGGAGACAGCAACACCACAGATATTTAATGCAAAGCTAATCAGACTCCGGCACTACACAAGTGAAGGAAATTAGACACTACAGACACAAGTACTTGACCCTCTTAAGAATTAATCAATATTGCAGTAAATGATCCTATATAAAATTGGTAAGGGCTTTGTAGCTGTTGTAGAAGTGCAGTGGTGGGTTTTCCATGAATGCCTGAAGACAGACAAAGACTAACAGGCCGGTCTGATACAGGCAATTCACTGAAGGGTCATAGTAGAGACATAGTAGGACATGAAAGAGGGGGGGTCTCCTAAGCAACTAAAGGTGAAAGAACGGAGTGAAAAcctagctggggtgtagggtctgacAAGGGCTACACGAAAGAAGCCATGCCACAAGTTGCAGAGTGGCAGTGTGGAGTGGCAGTTAAAGACATGGGCCAAAAGATTGCACAATTTTGATCCAGGGTACTGCCGTTTTACCCTTGAGATACTTACTTAACCCgaattgcctcagtaaatatgctttaactgtaaatacataacgtaaatatactttttttttttttgtaaccatGTATCTGCAAGCTTAAATGTTTGgagtactgtacataaatagTCGTAGGTCTTGTAGCAACATAGGGTAGAATCGTGGGGCTGTATCACATGTGTCACTTGTTTTTATTCTCCTATTGCTGTTAAGATGTAGTACTTTTTTGTTCAGATTGGgatttagctttttttgttttggaattgATTTTAACTTTTCTCTAAAACTTTTAGGCAATGTTTTTGTCACCTACTCTGTGGATACTGCGTCTGAAATAGTTCCTTTTGTGGAATTTATGACCAATCAAGGATTTCGTCCTGCTGTAAGTTAAAAGTCCTTAAATTGGTTCATAAATAACCTCATTTaaaactggttaaaaaaaaataaaaataagtttctGATTTACCTTTTTCTAGATTGACATATTTGATAACCCAATAAGACGTATGGACATCACAAAGTGGATGGACAGCTATTTAAAAGATGTATGTATATGGATTTCTCAtctttctttgttattttgaatgttCAAATTACCTTTAAAGCATACTAGGATATTCGCATAAATTACTGTGTATCAGTATGATGAGAAATGTTCAGTCAGCAACTGTAGAGGTCtcagcctaccaggccctttgcgattattGATCTCACCAGTgctgtctttcttcttaatgatattccaaacagttaattttggtaAACCTAAAGTTTTgcctatttgcatttttttcttatttttcattttttcataatggcttccttgactttcattgacacAGCTCTGGTCCTTACGTTGACAAAAGCCAATAACAGACcacaaaggcaaacaaaagaCTAGAATCAAGACAagacactgaaagctctctcatacctgcactaaggTAGCAATTGAGCACACCTGACCaaacagaaacacctgtgaagccacttgtcccaaacattatggtgccctgaaatggggggggactatgtataagaagtgctgtaatttcttcctggtgaaaccaaaatgtataaaaaataccatttaatgaaagcagagaatttgcactttaaccatgtgtaaattacaaatataaaataaattacatttatatggttCTTCATAAAACCTGTGCTCATTTTGAAGGTCTCTTGTAACGTGGAATAAAGAGCATAGGATAGAGAATGAACCCTGAATTTTCTGGAGGCAGTGGATCCAGGACTCAGCATCATCTTTAACAGTTAAGTTTGTTCATAATTAATCATAACATTGTCGTATTTCCAGAAATCAGTGCTGATCATCATAGCCATCAGTCCACAGTATAAGCTGGACATTGAGGGGCCTCGGCAGGATGAACATGGCCTGCACACCAAATACATCCACTCGATGGTAAGGTCCTCGGCTTACTGAAGTCTTTCAGTCTGCATATGAGTGGGGCTATCATATGCCATCAGTGATGCACTGTTTTAAATCCCTGCAGAGCTTTGGCAAACTTTTAAATTATAGAATGAGTAGCAGCAGAAATTTGTAGAAATCCATCTCTCTAAACTCGGTACTTAATTTAtgagtttgattcccaggtaggactgTCCTGAAGTGCCCTTTAGAATGATACTTAAATTAAGCTGGTTAACAAATAAATTGATATTAACTATGCAATGTAATAGGCAAATAGCCAGTAATTCTCATAGAAGAGGTTGAAAAATGTTTGATGttctaaattgtatttttttttctctcacatcTTTCAGATGCAAAATGAGTTCATCCAGCAAGGCAGCGTAAACTTCAGATTCATCCCCGTGCTCTTCCCAAATGCAACCCAGGTGAGTCCAGTCTGCATCAGCACTCCATTAGCCAGGATTTCAGGAGAGAAAAACATTAGTTATTAAGAAAGCTAATGTTTGAACAAGCTTATTGAATTGTTCTGTTAAATATGTAGACTCATCTCGCTCATCTGGCagcataaaaagaaaacacagacacaatacAGTGCTTTACAGTGGCTATACGTTTTGTactcttaaaaatgaaacttgTGAATTCTGACTGATGTACAATTCTGCCAGTGATGCAATTTACTGTAAACAAAGTGGTTTGTTTTGAGATGTAGTGAAGGTGGGACTTTataaaaatcattgatttacCAAATTATACAATTTACCTACATATAATTCCTTATATGTTCCTtcaatttttttcctcaaaaaaagttATAGAATTTTGTATTAGGAATGCAGTAAGAACACTGCAACATAATTTCCCTACACAGAGACATGTGCCTGGGTGGCTCCTCAACACAAGGATCTACCGGTGGCCCAGGGACGTGGAGGACCTCCTGCTCAGACTACTCTGGGAGGAGAGGTACATCCTGCCACCCCTGGGCAAGGAGCTAACCCTCAGCATCTCCCCCATGTGACCAATGAAGGCCCTGGTATCTGTCCTGACGGAGCACCTCCAAACCCTCTCTGCTCATCCTGTTGCcattgtaccccccccccccccccgcaacaaACGGCTCTGTGGTATCAACACGCGTGTCCAGTTACCATGGGTTAAACCTCAAAAATAtgacgtttttaaaaatgggaaagCAAAACCTTTGTCAGTTCTGTTTAATGTGAAACAGAATATCGTGTGAAAGTATCAAAAAATATGTTCGCTCAGGGACATGTGGGACCCACTGCATTTCTTTTCAGGCTCAATGAACCATCAGCAGCAGTTAATTTCACCTAGCATACATGCTGGAAATGGTTTTTAGCGGATGAAGGTTTGGAACATTCAATTGTGCACATTAAAGGCTAATTGTT carries:
- the traf3ip2a gene encoding E3 ubiquitin ligase TRAF3IP2 isoform X1; this encodes MYLFPMKKKCSIISSFAIPGKFPCRRSASRGNRQKYKKPGSPAARIMKRFTGFRSIPVEVDESMNVLDLVLKLKQEEHSAWGLNEHGGVYSSRPDPGATTENQFRLMDYPQPPCDRHSYERSAYGGADWWMSPNANCCPVTAAPGSQHREWTVGSLPPDASQLSCGPLEARLRPVNSNLRPMPGKAAGPEDDVKSCAPGETDGQPRQGRSESLPSKDTGYESQDVLEAPLPLRSDIGCMMGPRDPYGNRSGCGPPMAGPNIRPLNCGCLHPQHCLDLPRGAMDSRMFLHHQPFGHSPHLCNRPLQQAEVRQQGGPESRISGSFLGPHAPNAECSVNVPRYDTPPQEVMSEVNVLPSSSPSRGSTAQGTRKTISLPDECRNVFVTYSVDTASEIVPFVEFMTNQGFRPAIDIFDNPIRRMDITKWMDSYLKDKSVLIIIAISPQYKLDIEGPRQDEHGLHTKYIHSMMQNEFIQQGSVNFRFIPVLFPNATQRHVPGWLLNTRIYRWPRDVEDLLLRLLWEERYILPPLGKELTLSISPM
- the traf3ip2a gene encoding E3 ubiquitin ligase TRAF3IP2 isoform X2, which translates into the protein MKRFTGFRSIPVEVDESMNVLDLVLKLKQEEHSAWGLNEHGGVYSSRPDPGATTENQFRLMDYPQPPCDRHSYERSAYGGADWWMSPNANCCPVTAAPGSQHREWTVGSLPPDASQLSCGPLEARLRPVNSNLRPMPGKAAGPEDDVKSCAPGETDGQPRQGRSESLPSKDTGYESQDVLEAPLPLRSDIGCMMGPRDPYGNRSGCGPPMAGPNIRPLNCGCLHPQHCLDLPRGAMDSRMFLHHQPFGHSPHLCNRPLQQAEVRQQGGPESRISGSFLGPHAPNAECSVNVPRYDTPPQEVMSEVNVLPSSSPSRGSTAQGTRKTISLPDECRNVFVTYSVDTASEIVPFVEFMTNQGFRPAIDIFDNPIRRMDITKWMDSYLKDKSVLIIIAISPQYKLDIEGPRQDEHGLHTKYIHSMMQNEFIQQGSVNFRFIPVLFPNATQRHVPGWLLNTRIYRWPRDVEDLLLRLLWEERYILPPLGKELTLSISPM